The proteins below come from a single Lepidochelys kempii isolate rLepKem1 chromosome 20, rLepKem1.hap2, whole genome shotgun sequence genomic window:
- the LOC140900672 gene encoding tubulin alpha-1C chain, translated as MRECISIHVGQAGVQIGNACWELYCLEHGIQPDGQMPSDKTIGGGDDSFNTFFSETGAGKHVPRAVFVDLEPTVIDEVRTGTYRQLFHPEQLITGKEDAANNYARGHYTIGKEIIDLVLDRIRKLADQCTGLQGFLVFHSFGGGTGSGFTSLLMERLSVDYGKKSKLEFSIYPAPQVSTAVVEPYNSILTTHTTLEHSDCAFMVDNEAIYDICRRNLDIERPTYTNLNRLISQIVSSITASLRFDGALNVDLTEFQTNLVPYPRIHFPLATYAPVISAEKAYHEQLTVAEITNACFEPANQMVKCDPRHGKYMACCLLYRGDVVPKDVNAAIATIKTKRSIQFVDWCPTGFKVGINYQPPTVVPGGDLAKVQRAVCMLSNTTAVAEAWARLDHKFDLMYAKRAFVHWYVGEGMEEGEFSEAREDMAALEKDYEEVGADSVEGEDEGEEY; from the exons atg CGTGAGTGCATCTCTATCCATGTCGGCCAGGCTGGTGTCCAGATTGGCAATGCCTGCTGGGAGCTCTACTGCCTGGAACATGGGATCCAGCCTGATGGCCAGATGCCCAGTGACAAGACCATCGGCGGAGGAGATGACTCCTTCAACACCTTCTTCAGTGAGACGGGTGCTGGCAAGCACGTCCCCAGAGCAGTCTTTGTGGACTTGGAGCCAACAGTCATAG aTGAAGTGCGCACTGGGACCTACCGCCAGCTCTTCCACCCTGAGCAGCTCATCACCGGCAAGGAAGATGCTGCCAACAACTATGCCCGTGGGCACTACACCATTGGCAAGGAGATCATTGACCTGGTTCTCGACAGAATCCGGAAGCTG GCCGACCAGTGCACTGGTCTCCAGGGCTTCCTGGTCTTCCACAGCTTTGGAGGTGGCACTGGTTCTGGGTTCACCTCCCTGCTGATGGAGCGTCTCTCCGTCGACTATGGCAAGAAGTCCAAGCTGGAGTTCTCCATCTACCCCGCTCCTCAGGTCTCCACCGCAGTGGTGGAGCCCTACAACTCCATCCTGACCACCCACACCACCCTGGAGCACTCTGACTGCGCCTTCATGGTAGACAACGAGGCCATCTATGACATCTGCCGCAGGAACCTGGACATTGAGCGCCCCACCTACACCAACCTGAACCGTCTTATTAGCCAGATCGTGTCCTCCATCACCGCCTCCCTCCGATTTGATGGTGCCCTGAATGTAGATCTGACAGAGTTCCAGACCAACCTGGTGCCCTACCCCCGTATCCACTTCCCTCTGGCCACCTATGCCCCAGTCATCTCTGCTGAGAAAGCTTACCATGAGCAGCTGACTGTAGCAGAGATCACAAACGCTTGCTTTGAGCCAGCCAACCAGATGGTGAAATGTGACCCCCGCCATGGGAAATACATGGCCTGCTGCCTCTTGTACCGTGGGGACGTGGTGCCCAAAGATGTCAATGCTGCTATTGCCACCATCAAAACCAAGCGCAGCATCCAGTTTGTGGACTGGTGCCCAACTGGCTTCAAGGTTGGTATCAACTACCAGCCCCCCACTGTGGTTCCTGGCGGTGACCTGGCCAAGGTGCAGCGGGCCGTATGCATGCTCAGCAACACCACAGCCGTTGCCGAGGCCTGGGCTCGTCTGGACCACAAGTTTGACCTGATGTACGCCAAGCGTGCCTTTGTTCACTGGTACgtaggggaggggatggaggaaggCGAATTCTCGGAGGCTCGGGAGGACATGGCTGCCCTAGAGAAGGATTACGAAGAGGTGGGGGCGGATAGTGTGGAGGGCGAGGATGAAGGAGAAGAGTATTAA
- the PRPH gene encoding peripherin isoform X2, translating into MSARATSYRRVFGPPPLLSPGSGSSAARLLGAPGPARSAQWARGSLRAAQPARLAPGAARLDWALAEALNREFLATRGSEKAALQELNDRFASFIERVRALEAHNAALRAQLGQAQAREPARAADLCQGELRDLRRQLEQLGQERDRAQVERDNLAEDLAALKQRLEEEIHRREDAENNLVLFRKDVDDATLSRLELERKIESLMDEIEFLKKLHEEELRDMQVSVHSQQVQVEMEPVKPDLTAALRDIRTQYESIAVKNLQEAEEWYKSKFADLSDAANRNHEALRQAKQEMNESRRQIQSLTCEVDGLKGTNEALLRQMQQLEDQYGAEVGSYQDTVGRLEQEIQHLKEEMARHLREYQDLLNVKMALDIEIATYRKLLEGEENRITIPIHSLASLSMKTSVPEPEQTMESHTRKMVLIKTIETRNGEVVTESRKEQRSELDK; encoded by the exons ATGAGCGCCCGGGCCACCTCGTACCGCCGCGTCTTCGGGCCGCCGCCGCTGCTCTCGCCGGGCTCGGGCTCCTCCGCCGCGCGCCTGCTGGGCGCGCCGGGCCCTGCGCGCTCCGCGCAGTGGGCGCGCGGCTCGTTGCGCGCCGCGCAGCCGGCCCGCCTGGCCCCGGGCGCCGCGCGGCTGGACTGGGCGCTGGCCGAGGCGCTGAACCGCGAGTTCCTGGCCACGCGCGGCAGCGAGAAGGCGGCGCTGCAGGAGCTCAACGACCGCTTCGCCAGCTTCATCGAGAGGGTGCGCGCCCTGGAGGCGCACAACGCGGCGCTGCGCGCCCAGCTGGGCCAGGCGCAGGCCCGCGAGCCCGCGCGCGCCGCCGACCTGTGCCAGGGCGAGCTGCGCGACCTGCGGCGCCAGCTGGAGCAGCTGGGCCAGGAGCGGGACCGCGCTCAGGTGGAGCGGGACAACCTGGCCGAGGACCTGGCCGCGCTCAAGCAGAG gctggaggaggagatcCACAGGCGTGAGGATGCAGAGAACAACCTGGTGCTGTTCCGGAAG GATGTGGACGACGCCACCCTCTCCCGTCTGGAGCTGGAACGCAAGATCGAGTCGCTGATGGACGAGATAGAGTTCCTGAAGAAGCTGCACGAGGAG GAGCTGCGTGACATGCAGGTGAGCGTTCACAGCCAGCAGGTGCAGGTGGAGATGGAGCCGGTCAAGCCAGACCTGACGGCCGCGCTGCGCGACATCCGCACCCAGTATGAGAGCATCGCGGTGAAGAACCTGCAGGAGGCCGAGGAGTGGTACAAGTCCAAG ttTGCCGACCTGTCGGACGCAGCCAACCGGAACCACGAGGCGCTGCGCCAGGCCAAGCAGGAGATGAACGAGTCCCGGAGGCAGATCCAGAGCCTGACCTGCGAGGTGGACGGGCTGAAGGGAACC AACGAGGCGCTGCTGCGCCAGATGCAGCAGCTGGAGGACCAGTATGGGGCGGAGGTCGGCAGTTACCAGGACACGGTGGGGCGGCTGGAGCAGGAGATCCAGCACCTGAAGGAGGAGATGGCACGGCACCTGCGCGAGTACCAGGACCTGCTCAATGTCAAGATGGCGCTGGACATCGAGATCGCCACCTACCGCAAGCTGCTGGAGGGCGAGGAGAACAG GATCACGATCCCCATCCACTCACTGGCCTCCCTCAGCATGAAAACTTCGG tgcccgAGCCGGAGCAGACCATGGAGAGCCATACCAGGAAAATGGTTCTGATCAAAACCATTGAGACCCGGAATGGAGAG GTGGTGACTGAGTCGAGGAAGGAGCAGAGAAGCGAGCTGGACAAGTGA
- the PRPH gene encoding peripherin isoform X1, which yields MSARATSYRRVFGPPPLLSPGSGSSAARLLGAPGPARSAQWARGSLRAAQPARLAPGAARLDWALAEALNREFLATRGSEKAALQELNDRFASFIERVRALEAHNAALRAQLGQAQAREPARAADLCQGELRDLRRQLEQLGQERDRAQVERDNLAEDLAALKQRLEEEIHRREDAENNLVLFRKDVDDATLSRLELERKIESLMDEIEFLKKLHEEELRDMQVSVHSQQVQVEMEPVKPDLTAALRDIRTQYESIAVKNLQEAEEWYKSKFADLSDAANRNHEALRQAKQEMNESRRQIQSLTCEVDGLKGTNEALLRQMQQLEDQYGAEVGSYQDTVGRLEQEIQHLKEEMARHLREYQDLLNVKMALDIEIATYRKLLEGEENRITIPIHSLASLSMKTSVPEPEQTMESHTRKMVLIKTIETRNGEVSLHPSVRGSPGQERRMGSCQDAMCQAEGIRVLGDEVRAEVPWGFSCHSNPSTCKEK from the exons ATGAGCGCCCGGGCCACCTCGTACCGCCGCGTCTTCGGGCCGCCGCCGCTGCTCTCGCCGGGCTCGGGCTCCTCCGCCGCGCGCCTGCTGGGCGCGCCGGGCCCTGCGCGCTCCGCGCAGTGGGCGCGCGGCTCGTTGCGCGCCGCGCAGCCGGCCCGCCTGGCCCCGGGCGCCGCGCGGCTGGACTGGGCGCTGGCCGAGGCGCTGAACCGCGAGTTCCTGGCCACGCGCGGCAGCGAGAAGGCGGCGCTGCAGGAGCTCAACGACCGCTTCGCCAGCTTCATCGAGAGGGTGCGCGCCCTGGAGGCGCACAACGCGGCGCTGCGCGCCCAGCTGGGCCAGGCGCAGGCCCGCGAGCCCGCGCGCGCCGCCGACCTGTGCCAGGGCGAGCTGCGCGACCTGCGGCGCCAGCTGGAGCAGCTGGGCCAGGAGCGGGACCGCGCTCAGGTGGAGCGGGACAACCTGGCCGAGGACCTGGCCGCGCTCAAGCAGAG gctggaggaggagatcCACAGGCGTGAGGATGCAGAGAACAACCTGGTGCTGTTCCGGAAG GATGTGGACGACGCCACCCTCTCCCGTCTGGAGCTGGAACGCAAGATCGAGTCGCTGATGGACGAGATAGAGTTCCTGAAGAAGCTGCACGAGGAG GAGCTGCGTGACATGCAGGTGAGCGTTCACAGCCAGCAGGTGCAGGTGGAGATGGAGCCGGTCAAGCCAGACCTGACGGCCGCGCTGCGCGACATCCGCACCCAGTATGAGAGCATCGCGGTGAAGAACCTGCAGGAGGCCGAGGAGTGGTACAAGTCCAAG ttTGCCGACCTGTCGGACGCAGCCAACCGGAACCACGAGGCGCTGCGCCAGGCCAAGCAGGAGATGAACGAGTCCCGGAGGCAGATCCAGAGCCTGACCTGCGAGGTGGACGGGCTGAAGGGAACC AACGAGGCGCTGCTGCGCCAGATGCAGCAGCTGGAGGACCAGTATGGGGCGGAGGTCGGCAGTTACCAGGACACGGTGGGGCGGCTGGAGCAGGAGATCCAGCACCTGAAGGAGGAGATGGCACGGCACCTGCGCGAGTACCAGGACCTGCTCAATGTCAAGATGGCGCTGGACATCGAGATCGCCACCTACCGCAAGCTGCTGGAGGGCGAGGAGAACAG GATCACGATCCCCATCCACTCACTGGCCTCCCTCAGCATGAAAACTTCGG tgcccgAGCCGGAGCAGACCATGGAGAGCCATACCAGGAAAATGGTTCTGATCAAAACCATTGAGACCCGGAATGGAGAGGTGAGTCTCCACCCCTCAGTGCGGGGAAGCCCCGGTCAGGAGAGGAGGATGGGGAGCTGTCAGGATGCAATGTGCCAAGCCGAGGGTATCAGGGTGTTAGGGGATGAGGTCAGGGCAGAGGTTCCCTGGGGGTTCAGCTGTCATTCAAATCCCAGCACATGCAAGGAGAAGTAG